One genomic window of Gammaproteobacteria bacterium includes the following:
- a CDS encoding hypothetical protein (Evidence 5 : Unknown function): protein MILTVQFPRLATCLGVHFGNQSVIPILSTSQQIRAFHIGRVVRLTAGYTPWESNCFPQAVTARLLLGLYRIPYALFFGVAKNGESEMEAHAWVAAGPVRVTGSDGFSGFTVVGVFVSRGSIDVSEKF, encoded by the coding sequence GTGATTCTGACCGTTCAATTTCCTCGCTTGGCGACATGCCTGGGTGTCCATTTTGGTAATCAATCTGTAATACCGATATTGTCTACTAGCCAACAGATTCGGGCATTTCACATCGGCCGAGTGGTACGGTTGACTGCTGGCTATACCCCTTGGGAATCTAATTGCTTCCCTCAGGCAGTAACTGCCCGTTTATTGCTTGGTTTGTATCGGATTCCCTATGCCTTGTTTTTCGGGGTGGCAAAAAATGGAGAGAGTGAAATGGAGGCCCATGCCTGGGTAGCGGCAGGTCCGGTGCGAGTGACCGGTAGTGATGGTTTTTCAGGATTTACCGTGGTCGGGGTATTTGTCTCAAGAGGATCGATCGATGTTAGTGAAAAATTCTGA